A portion of the Eubacterium maltosivorans genome contains these proteins:
- a CDS encoding helix-turn-helix transcriptional regulator produces the protein MGKNLRIKAARAALDMTQKDLAEAVGVTRQTMNAIEKGDYNPTIKLCIAICRALGKTLDELFWEETECV, from the coding sequence ATGGGGAAGAACTTAAGGATTAAAGCTGCCAGGGCTGCCCTCGACATGACCCAGAAAGACCTGGCCGAGGCAGTAGGTGTCACCCGGCAGACCATGAACGCCATTGAGAAAGGGGACTATAACCCTACTATCAAGCTGTGCATCGCGATCTGCAGGGCACTTGGAAAAACACTGGACGAGCTTTTCTGGGAAGAGACGGAGTGTGTATAA
- a CDS encoding aspartate-semialdehyde dehydrogenase, with the protein MKSYNVAVVGATGMVGQKMLQVLEEMKFPVNNLYPMASARSKGKTVKYGGKEYVVEELCDEAFDKDIDIALFSAGGSTSERFAPAAAKRGVIVIDNSSAWRMDPEVPLVVPEVNPEDLRGHKNIIANPNCSTIQAMVALKPIYDKYGIDRIVYSTYQAVSGSGVKGYKDLEEGVKGAENQFYPHPIAYNCLPHIDDFLDNGYTKEEMKMVNETHKIMHDDNIRVTATTVRVPVYYGHSESINVETKKPFEIEDVKALFKDAPGCVLRDDPANNVYPLAREAEGTNDVYIGRIRRDFSIDNGINFWCVADNIRKGAAANAVQIAFALIEEGLI; encoded by the coding sequence ATGAAATCATACAACGTTGCTGTGGTCGGCGCCACTGGCATGGTCGGTCAAAAAATGCTTCAGGTTCTGGAAGAAATGAAATTTCCAGTGAATAATTTATATCCAATGGCTTCTGCCCGCTCCAAGGGTAAAACCGTTAAATACGGCGGTAAGGAATACGTGGTTGAGGAGCTCTGCGACGAGGCTTTTGACAAGGACATTGATATTGCCCTGTTCTCTGCCGGCGGCAGCACCAGCGAACGCTTTGCCCCTGCCGCTGCCAAGAGAGGCGTCATTGTCATTGACAACAGCTCTGCCTGGCGTATGGACCCGGAAGTGCCGCTGGTAGTGCCGGAGGTAAATCCCGAGGACTTAAGAGGACACAAAAACATCATCGCCAATCCAAACTGCTCCACCATCCAGGCCATGGTCGCCTTAAAACCCATCTATGACAAATACGGGATCGACCGTATCGTCTACTCTACCTACCAGGCCGTTTCCGGTTCTGGCGTCAAAGGCTACAAGGATCTGGAAGAAGGCGTAAAGGGCGCTGAAAACCAGTTTTACCCACACCCCATCGCCTACAACTGCCTGCCCCATATCGACGATTTTCTGGACAACGGCTACACCAAGGAAGAAATGAAAATGGTCAACGAAACCCACAAAATCATGCATGACGACAACATCCGCGTGACCGCTACCACTGTGCGTGTTCCGGTCTACTATGGTCATTCCGAAAGCATTAACGTTGAAACCAAAAAGCCCTTTGAGATCGAGGACGTCAAAGCTCTTTTCAAGGACGCCCCAGGCTGTGTCCTGAGAGACGACCCGGCCAACAACGTTTATCCCCTGGCCCGTGAGGCCGAAGGCACCAACGACGTCTATATCGGCCGTATCCGCCGCGATTTCAGCATCGACAACGGCATTAACTTCTGGTGTGTTGCCGACAACATCCGCAAGGGCGCAGCTGCCAACGCGGTACAGATCGCCTTTGCCTTAATCGAAGAAGGCTTAATCTAA
- a CDS encoding butyryl-CoA:acetate CoA-transferase yields MSFIKEYAEKLVTAEEAVKAVKSGDWLDYGWCSATARELDRALAAHVVENDLVDLKIRGGILMWVPEIFKIENPADHITWNSWHMSGIERKAIAQGFAYYTPIRYSEMPRYYRDSKQDVDVAMFQVAPMDDHGYFNFGPNASHMMAMCERAKTIIVEVNKNMPRCLGGFEEAIHISQVDKIVEGPNPLMAELGAGGPATDVDKKVAELIVEEIPNGACLQLGIGGMPNAVGSLIAESDLKDLGVHTEMYVDAFVDIAKAGKINGSKKNIDRFRQTYAFGAGTQKLYDYIHDNPQCMSAPVDYTNDIRSIAAIDDFMSINNAVDVDLFGQVSSESSGIKHISGAGGQLDFVLGAYLSNGGKSFICCSSTFMTKDGEMKSRIVPTLQPGSVVTDTRANIHYLVTEYGKVNLKGLSTWEKCDAIISVAHPDFRDELIAEAEKMHIWRRTNKDN; encoded by the coding sequence ATGAGTTTTATTAAAGAATATGCTGAAAAACTGGTAACGGCAGAAGAAGCTGTCAAGGCTGTAAAATCCGGCGACTGGCTGGATTACGGCTGGTGCTCCGCCACAGCAAGAGAGCTGGATCGGGCACTGGCAGCCCATGTGGTCGAAAATGACCTGGTTGACCTCAAAATCCGCGGCGGGATCCTGATGTGGGTGCCCGAGATTTTTAAAATCGAAAATCCGGCAGACCATATCACCTGGAATTCCTGGCACATGAGCGGCATCGAACGAAAGGCCATTGCCCAGGGTTTCGCTTACTACACACCGATCCGTTACTCCGAAATGCCGAGATACTACAGAGATTCCAAGCAAGATGTGGACGTGGCCATGTTCCAGGTCGCACCGATGGATGATCACGGTTATTTCAATTTTGGCCCCAACGCCTCACATATGATGGCAATGTGCGAACGCGCAAAAACAATCATCGTTGAAGTCAATAAAAATATGCCGAGATGCCTTGGCGGCTTTGAAGAAGCCATTCACATCTCTCAGGTCGATAAAATCGTCGAAGGGCCCAATCCCCTCATGGCAGAGCTGGGCGCCGGCGGTCCCGCAACCGATGTTGACAAAAAAGTTGCCGAGCTGATCGTCGAAGAAATTCCGAACGGCGCGTGCCTCCAGCTTGGTATCGGGGGAATGCCGAACGCTGTCGGATCACTCATCGCCGAATCCGATCTGAAGGATCTGGGCGTTCACACCGAAATGTACGTCGATGCCTTTGTCGATATCGCGAAAGCCGGCAAAATCAACGGCTCCAAGAAAAACATCGACCGCTTCCGCCAGACCTACGCTTTTGGCGCAGGTACCCAGAAGCTGTATGATTATATCCACGACAATCCGCAGTGCATGAGCGCGCCGGTAGATTATACCAACGATATCCGCTCCATCGCTGCCATTGATGATTTTATGTCCATCAACAACGCTGTCGACGTTGACCTTTTCGGCCAGGTCAGCTCAGAATCCTCCGGGATCAAGCACATCAGCGGCGCTGGCGGACAGCTCGACTTTGTGCTGGGCGCTTACCTGTCAAACGGCGGAAAGAGCTTTATCTGCTGCTCCTCCACCTTTATGACAAAAGACGGCGAAATGAAATCCCGTATCGTGCCGACCCTGCAGCCGGGCTCCGTTGTCACCGACACCCGTGCGAATATCCACTACCTGGTAACCGAGTACGGCAAGGTCAACCTTAAGGGCCTGTCCACCTGGGAAAAATGTGACGCCATTATCTCCGTAGCCCATCCGGATTTCCGCGACGAGCTCATCGCAGAAGCCGAAAAAATGCATATCTGGAGAAGAACCAACAAAGATAACTAA
- a CDS encoding protein-ADP-ribose hydrolase yields MNRNEQMLRLITALLAEQPEYNPIKIPETAQERWRILRSLMNLRPPMPADPDFLALQDTFLQGETARKGITRVGDLSPLQEGLYLWQGDITTLQADAVVNAANSQLLGCFVPCHSCIDNAIHTYAGVQLRQACHELMLWQGTPEPAGTAKITPGYNLPADWVIHTVGPIVSGGLTPEHCGLLRSCYQACLALAEERGLQSLAFCCISTGEFRFPPEQAAAIAVKTVKTFMREARSLKKIVFNVYKDEDLKIYQSLLKN; encoded by the coding sequence ATGAACAGAAACGAGCAAATGCTCCGGCTGATCACGGCCCTGCTGGCAGAACAGCCGGAATATAACCCGATAAAAATCCCGGAGACAGCGCAGGAAAGATGGCGGATACTCCGGTCGCTGATGAACCTGCGCCCACCCATGCCCGCAGACCCGGATTTTCTGGCGCTTCAGGATACCTTCCTGCAAGGCGAGACAGCCCGCAAGGGCATTACCCGGGTCGGTGATCTGTCGCCTTTACAGGAGGGACTTTACCTCTGGCAGGGTGATATTACAACCCTTCAGGCAGATGCTGTTGTGAACGCGGCCAACAGTCAGCTCCTGGGCTGCTTTGTGCCCTGCCACAGCTGCATTGACAATGCCATCCATACCTATGCCGGCGTCCAGCTGCGCCAGGCCTGCCACGAGCTTATGCTTTGGCAGGGGACGCCCGAGCCTGCCGGGACGGCCAAAATCACTCCGGGCTATAACCTCCCTGCGGACTGGGTAATCCATACGGTCGGCCCCATTGTCAGCGGCGGCCTGACCCCAGAGCACTGCGGCCTGCTGCGAAGCTGCTATCAGGCCTGTCTTGCCCTGGCCGAGGAAAGAGGACTGCAGAGCCTGGCCTTTTGCTGTATTTCCACCGGAGAGTTCCGCTTTCCGCCGGAACAGGCCGCTGCCATTGCGGTAAAGACCGTAAAGACGTTTATGCGGGAGGCCAGAAGTCTGAAAAAAATTGTGTTTAACGTCTATAAGGATGAGGATTTGAAAATTTACCAGTCTCTGTTGAAAAACTGA
- the dapB gene encoding 4-hydroxy-tetrahydrodipicolinate reductase gives MLNILLSGVGGAMGHMLQTIIGEDPDCQIVAGFDINTDQDTPFPVYSDLSQCEEKADVIIDFSHYKAFDSIFGYARDTKTPIVIATTGLSEANLADIEAGGREFPVFRTANLSLGINLLAKALRDMAGALEDGFDIEIIEKHHNKKADAPSGTALLLADAVNDGLKNKKDYTFGRHGRDCKREPQELGIHAVRGGTIPGEHTVLFAGNDELIEIHHTALSKKVFANGAVTAAKYLVNQAPGLYNMEMLIEN, from the coding sequence ATGCTAAATATACTCTTATCCGGCGTTGGCGGCGCCATGGGGCATATGCTCCAGACCATCATCGGTGAAGATCCGGACTGCCAGATTGTGGCAGGCTTTGACATCAACACCGATCAGGATACGCCTTTCCCTGTCTATTCCGACTTAAGCCAGTGTGAGGAAAAGGCGGATGTGATCATTGACTTTTCACACTACAAGGCCTTTGACAGCATCTTTGGCTATGCCAGAGACACCAAGACCCCCATCGTCATCGCCACCACTGGCCTCTCCGAGGCGAACCTGGCCGATATTGAAGCCGGCGGGAGGGAATTTCCGGTTTTCAGAACCGCTAACCTGAGCCTGGGCATCAACCTTCTGGCAAAAGCCCTGCGGGATATGGCAGGCGCTCTGGAGGACGGCTTTGACATTGAAATTATTGAAAAGCACCACAATAAAAAAGCCGACGCGCCCAGCGGCACTGCCCTGCTTTTGGCCGACGCGGTAAACGACGGTCTGAAAAATAAAAAGGACTATACCTTTGGGCGCCACGGCAGAGACTGCAAGCGGGAACCCCAGGAGCTAGGCATCCACGCCGTCCGCGGCGGCACCATCCCCGGCGAGCACACAGTTTTATTCGCCGGCAACGATGAGTTGATCGAAATCCACCACACGGCCCTTTCCAAAAAAGTATTTGCAAACGGTGCAGTGACCGCGGCCAAATACCTTGTAAACCAAGCCCCGGGCCTCTACAATATGGAAATGCTGATTGAAAATTAA
- the dapA gene encoding 4-hydroxy-tetrahydrodipicolinate synthase, whose protein sequence is MSTIFTGSCVALVTPFKDNKIDFDRFRALIDWHIENGTDAILVAGTTGETSTLTDQEHLDLLRVAGEHIAGRVPYIAGTGSNDTAYSIMLSKYAEEQGADAVLVINPYYNKSTQKGIYVHIKAIADAIKVPIIVYNVPSRTGANISVSTMQKLAEIPNVQAVKEASGDISQITEIARICGGKLDVYSGNDDQTLPILSVGGKGIISVSANIIPKDMHDLVAAFMSGDVDKAREMQFSTNLINLAMFYETNPIPVKTAMRLLGTDTGEMRLPLVEMEEANEARLVEALKEYGLL, encoded by the coding sequence ATGTCCACTATTTTCACAGGAAGCTGTGTGGCCCTGGTCACACCATTCAAGGACAACAAAATCGATTTTGACCGGTTCAGAGCGCTCATCGACTGGCACATCGAAAACGGCACCGACGCCATTCTGGTGGCCGGAACCACCGGTGAGACCTCAACCCTCACCGATCAGGAGCACCTTGATCTGCTGCGGGTTGCCGGCGAACACATTGCCGGCCGCGTTCCCTATATTGCCGGTACTGGCAGTAACGATACCGCCTATTCCATTATGCTCTCAAAATACGCTGAGGAACAGGGCGCAGACGCGGTTTTAGTCATTAACCCCTACTACAACAAATCCACCCAGAAGGGGATTTACGTGCACATCAAGGCCATTGCCGACGCCATCAAGGTGCCGATCATTGTCTACAATGTGCCCAGCCGCACCGGGGCCAACATCAGCGTGTCCACCATGCAGAAGCTGGCCGAGATCCCCAATGTCCAGGCAGTCAAGGAAGCCAGCGGCGACATCAGCCAGATCACAGAAATCGCCCGCATCTGCGGCGGCAAACTGGATGTTTACAGCGGCAACGACGATCAGACCTTGCCCATCCTTTCTGTGGGCGGCAAGGGCATTATCTCCGTTTCTGCCAACATTATTCCAAAGGATATGCACGACCTGGTAGCGGCCTTTATGAGCGGCGATGTAGACAAAGCCCGGGAAATGCAGTTTAGCACGAACCTGATCAATCTGGCCATGTTCTATGAAACCAACCCGATCCCGGTTAAAACCGCCATGCGGCTACTGGGCACCGACACTGGCGAAATGCGCCTGCCCCTGGTTGAAATGGAAGAGGCCAATGAAGCGCGCCTGGTTGAAGCCCTGAAGGAATATGGACTGCTTTAA
- a CDS encoding aspartate kinase — translation MSIIVQKYGGTSMGTIDRIKNVARRIIKKREEGNQMVVVVSAMGKSTDELIKMAYSISDAPPRRELDMLLATGEQVSISMLSMTLNAMGYDAISFTGPQVGVHTMGHHGKSRIMDIETKKIEDALNDGKIVIIAGFQGVNENDDITTLGRGGSDTSAVALSCVLECPCEIYTDVDGIYGVDPRLYPPAKKLNTVSFDEMLEMASLGAGVMHARAIELGSKYNAEIYVASSIHDVPGTLIKEGDSNMSPMEQQAITGLAIDNDELMVSLKNVPFDMNITAQFFSDLAKKSINIDMISQTAPVYGAINISFSAPIEDLSELRKILYDFMEKYPQVEMDINKEISKLSVVGIGMRSQSGVAAKFFQLLADNNIPMLMITTSEIRISCVIPSELRDTAVMATADAFDL, via the coding sequence ATGAGCATCATTGTCCAGAAATACGGCGGTACCTCTATGGGGACCATTGACCGTATTAAAAATGTCGCAAGACGTATTATCAAAAAAAGAGAAGAAGGCAACCAGATGGTCGTGGTGGTCTCTGCCATGGGCAAAAGCACCGACGAGCTCATCAAAATGGCCTACTCCATCAGCGATGCGCCGCCGAGGCGTGAGCTGGATATGCTGTTAGCTACCGGCGAACAGGTTTCTATTTCCATGCTGTCCATGACCCTTAACGCCATGGGCTACGACGCGATCTCCTTTACCGGCCCCCAGGTGGGCGTCCACACTATGGGCCACCACGGGAAATCCCGGATTATGGATATTGAGACTAAGAAAATCGAGGATGCCCTCAACGACGGCAAAATCGTTATCATCGCAGGCTTCCAGGGGGTGAATGAAAATGACGATATCACCACCCTGGGCCGGGGCGGCTCCGACACCAGCGCGGTTGCCCTGTCCTGTGTGTTAGAATGCCCCTGCGAAATCTACACCGACGTGGACGGGATCTACGGTGTGGACCCGCGCCTGTACCCGCCGGCCAAAAAGCTGAACACGGTCAGCTTTGACGAAATGCTGGAAATGGCCAGCCTGGGCGCTGGCGTCATGCATGCACGCGCCATCGAGCTGGGCAGCAAGTACAACGCGGAAATCTATGTGGCATCCAGTATTCACGACGTGCCTGGTACGCTCATTAAGGAAGGTGACAGCAACATGAGCCCTATGGAACAGCAGGCCATTACCGGCCTCGCCATCGACAACGACGAGCTGATGGTATCTCTCAAGAACGTTCCCTTTGATATGAACATCACAGCCCAGTTCTTCTCAGACCTGGCTAAAAAAAGCATTAACATCGACATGATCAGCCAGACTGCTCCGGTCTACGGCGCAATCAATATCTCCTTTTCCGCCCCCATCGAGGACCTGTCCGAGCTGCGGAAAATCCTGTATGATTTTATGGAAAAATATCCCCAGGTGGAAATGGACATCAACAAGGAAATCTCCAAGCTTTCTGTTGTGGGCATTGGCATGCGCAGCCAGTCCGGGGTCGCCGCCAAGTTTTTCCAGCTTCTGGCCGACAACAACATCCCCATGCTCATGATCACTACCTCGGAAATCCGCATTTCCTGCGTGATTCCGTCCGAGCTGCGGGATACGGCTGTCATGGCTACCGCCGACGCGTTCGACCTGTAG
- a CDS encoding ACT domain-containing protein, translated as MTTTYMESHSVDGLTVDHKNLMISLKKVPVHSIILTRCLSELSDAGVNVDIITQTAPVKNAFDVSFIVLERDLDKVKDIVNALGEEYPEIKITINKDITRLSVSGIGMRTQSGVAAKFFQVLADNDVQILMITTSEIRISCIIKIEDTEKAVAATKAAFDLED; from the coding sequence ATGACGACCACCTATATGGAGAGCCACAGCGTTGACGGCCTGACCGTTGACCACAAAAATCTCATGATCTCGCTGAAAAAGGTGCCGGTCCATTCCATCATCCTGACCCGCTGCCTCAGCGAGCTGTCAGACGCCGGCGTCAATGTCGATATCATCACCCAGACTGCGCCGGTCAAAAACGCCTTTGACGTTTCCTTTATTGTCCTCGAGCGCGACCTGGATAAGGTTAAGGACATCGTAAACGCCCTTGGCGAGGAATACCCTGAAATTAAAATCACCATCAACAAGGACATCACACGCCTGTCCGTCTCTGGCATTGGCATGCGCACCCAGTCCGGGGTCGCCGCCAAATTCTTCCAGGTGCTGGCCGACAACGACGTCCAGATTTTAATGATCACCACCTCCGAAATCCGTATCTCCTGCATTATCAAGATCGAGGATACCGAGAAAGCGGTCGCGGCCACAAAAGCGGCCTTTGACCTGGAGGACTGA
- a CDS encoding winged helix-turn-helix transcriptional regulator: MNDRPLPACPVETTLMLIGSKWKVLILRDLMDGTRRFSELKKSIGAITQKVLTSNLRDMEDCGLLTRTVYPEVPPRVEYTLTETGYSLKPILDSMVDWGTAYKNQSGAAKP; this comes from the coding sequence ATGAACGACCGACCACTTCCGGCCTGTCCTGTCGAAACCACGCTGATGCTCATCGGCAGTAAATGGAAGGTTTTGATTTTGAGGGACCTGATGGACGGCACCCGCCGTTTCAGCGAGCTTAAAAAATCCATTGGGGCCATTACCCAGAAAGTGCTGACCTCTAACCTGAGAGATATGGAGGACTGTGGCCTGCTCACCCGTACGGTCTACCCCGAGGTGCCCCCGAGGGTTGAGTACACCCTGACCGAGACGGGCTACAGCCTGAAACCCATTCTCGACTCCATGGTGGACTGGGGCACAGCGTACAAAAACCAGTCCGGGGCCGCTAAGCCCTGA
- a CDS encoding PTS transporter subunit IIABC, translated as MKDKIFGVLQRVGRAFMLPIALLPVAGLLLGIGGSFTNEVMLESYGLTSVMGEGTVVYTILTVMSEAGNVIFANLPIIFAIGVAIGMAKKEKAVAALAGVIGFFVMHTVISTLIGLTGTYSPETLAAANETARAAALAANQPFTEIVASRLLPSGSISSTVGIESLQMGVFGGIIVGLGAAALTNRFYNIKLPSVISFFGGTRFVPIITALVYLVVGVLMFFVWPYIQIGINAIGNVVINSGYIGTFIYGFIERALIPFGLHHVFYIPFWQTSVGGVMNVDGQMIEGAQNIFFAQLASGNVTQFSVEATRFMSGKFPFMIFGLPGAALAMYQCAKPEKRKLVGGLLLSAALTAVLTGITEPIEFTFLFVAPFLYIIHCVLCGLSYMLMHILNVGVGMTFSGGLIDMFLFGILQGNDKTHWVNIVLVGVAYFFIYWILFRTLIKKFNLKTPGREDDDEEIKLYTRADVDARKNSGGTEDSPAAGGSDPVSAMITVGLGGKDNIEDLDNCITRLRTTVKDSSLVKEDLLKQSGAAGVVIKGQGVQVIYGPTVPNIKSNLEEFLETPEADNLSLDVAVAEATKAGERPEAAEKNGTVEFFSSPIDGRVASIEETPDDAFSQKMLGDGIVVFPTGSEVHAPCDGSIEVLFPTGHAIGMKSADGTELLIHVGIDTVNLDGKGFTPHVEQGDTVKRGDLLLTIDLPFIEANAPSAAVPMIFTGLLAGKDMKILAKGDATTDMDVVEIDG; from the coding sequence ATGAAAGACAAGATTTTTGGTGTTCTGCAGCGCGTGGGCCGGGCCTTCATGCTGCCAATTGCCCTTCTGCCGGTAGCGGGCCTGCTGCTGGGCATCGGGGGTTCCTTTACAAATGAAGTGATGCTGGAATCCTACGGGCTCACCAGTGTCATGGGCGAGGGAACCGTCGTCTATACCATTTTAACGGTTATGAGCGAGGCGGGAAATGTTATTTTCGCGAACCTGCCCATTATTTTTGCCATTGGCGTTGCCATTGGCATGGCGAAGAAGGAAAAGGCCGTTGCGGCGCTGGCGGGGGTTATCGGTTTCTTCGTCATGCACACGGTCATCAGTACCCTGATCGGCCTGACCGGCACCTATTCGCCGGAAACCCTGGCCGCCGCCAACGAAACCGCCCGGGCAGCCGCTTTAGCCGCGAACCAGCCCTTTACGGAAATTGTGGCCAGCCGCCTGCTGCCGTCCGGCTCCATCTCGAGCACTGTCGGTATCGAATCCCTGCAGATGGGGGTATTCGGCGGGATCATCGTCGGGCTCGGCGCAGCAGCCTTAACCAACAGATTCTATAACATTAAGCTGCCGTCTGTGATCTCCTTCTTCGGCGGCACCCGCTTTGTCCCGATCATCACCGCCTTAGTTTACCTGGTTGTGGGCGTTTTAATGTTCTTTGTATGGCCTTATATCCAGATCGGCATCAACGCCATCGGCAATGTGGTCATCAATTCCGGCTACATCGGCACCTTTATCTACGGCTTTATCGAGCGTGCCCTCATTCCCTTTGGCCTGCACCATGTGTTTTATATCCCGTTCTGGCAGACCAGCGTGGGCGGTGTGATGAACGTGGACGGGCAGATGATCGAAGGTGCCCAGAATATTTTCTTCGCCCAGCTGGCCAGCGGCAACGTGACCCAGTTCAGCGTAGAGGCTACCCGCTTTATGTCTGGTAAATTCCCGTTCATGATCTTTGGGCTTCCGGGGGCGGCTCTGGCGATGTACCAGTGCGCCAAGCCTGAAAAGCGTAAGCTTGTCGGCGGCCTGCTGTTATCTGCAGCCCTGACCGCTGTCCTGACAGGGATTACCGAGCCCATCGAGTTCACCTTCCTGTTTGTGGCGCCATTCTTATATATTATCCACTGTGTGCTCTGCGGGCTCTCCTATATGCTCATGCACATTTTAAACGTTGGGGTCGGCATGACCTTCTCCGGCGGCCTTATTGATATGTTCCTGTTCGGTATTCTCCAGGGCAATGACAAGACCCACTGGGTCAATATTGTGCTGGTTGGCGTGGCTTACTTCTTTATTTACTGGATTCTGTTCAGAACCCTGATCAAAAAGTTCAACCTGAAAACACCAGGCCGTGAGGATGACGATGAAGAAATCAAGCTCTATACCCGGGCCGACGTCGACGCCAGAAAAAACAGCGGCGGCACAGAAGACAGCCCTGCCGCAGGCGGCAGCGACCCTGTCTCAGCCATGATCACAGTGGGCCTCGGGGGTAAGGACAATATCGAGGATCTGGACAACTGCATCACCCGCCTGCGCACAACGGTGAAGGATTCATCCCTTGTTAAGGAAGACCTTTTAAAACAGAGCGGCGCAGCCGGCGTGGTTATCAAGGGACAGGGCGTTCAGGTCATTTACGGCCCGACCGTACCGAATATCAAGTCAAACCTTGAAGAATTTTTGGAAACGCCGGAAGCGGATAACCTGTCACTGGATGTGGCCGTAGCCGAAGCGACAAAGGCCGGAGAAAGACCAGAAGCCGCCGAGAAGAACGGCACTGTCGAATTTTTCTCAAGCCCCATCGACGGCCGCGTTGCCAGTATCGAGGAAACCCCGGACGACGCCTTCAGCCAGAAAATGCTGGGCGACGGCATTGTGGTATTCCCGACCGGCTCCGAGGTACACGCGCCCTGTGACGGCTCCATCGAGGTGCTGTTCCCAACAGGCCACGCCATCGGGATGAAATCCGCCGACGGCACAGAGCTGCTTATCCATGTGGGCATTGACACAGTCAATCTTGACGGCAAAGGCTTTACCCCACACGTTGAGCAGGGCGATACGGTTAAACGCGGCGATCTGCTTTTGACCATCGACCTGCCCTTTATCGAGGCCAACGCCCCGTCCGCGGCTGTGCCCATGATCTTTACCGGACTGCTGGCAGGCAAGGATATGAAGATTCTGGCAAAAGGCGACGCTACCACCGATATGGATGTTGTCGAAATTGACGGATAA
- the dapD gene encoding 2,3,4,5-tetrahydropyridine-2,6-dicarboxylate N-acetyltransferase encodes MTNEELKKQFDLNDPYQIAKYIKAVSKSTPVKAYVRGYLRANDLAGYEYYGDPSACIIIGEAGEISALLDAKAGSISSVRIECDRRNSAIPLLDLTEVDARIEPGSFIREGAHIHKNAVVMMGAVINIGAVVGEGTMIDMNAVLGARATIGKNCHIGAGAVVAGVLEPPSKQPVIIEDEVLIGANAVILEGVKIGKGAVVAAGSVVTEDIPAGVVVAGSPAKVVKDKDEKTEDKTELLDDLRG; translated from the coding sequence ATGACAAACGAAGAACTGAAAAAACAATTTGATTTAAACGACCCCTACCAGATCGCAAAATACATTAAAGCAGTCTCGAAGTCCACGCCGGTTAAGGCCTATGTCCGCGGCTACCTGAGAGCAAATGACCTGGCCGGTTACGAATACTACGGCGATCCTTCCGCCTGCATAATCATCGGCGAGGCCGGTGAGATCAGCGCCCTTCTGGACGCCAAGGCTGGCTCAATCTCCTCTGTCCGTATCGAATGTGACCGCCGCAACTCGGCCATTCCGCTGCTCGATTTAACCGAGGTGGACGCCCGTATCGAGCCCGGCTCCTTTATCCGCGAGGGCGCGCATATCCACAAAAACGCAGTGGTTATGATGGGCGCTGTGATCAATATCGGCGCGGTTGTGGGCGAGGGCACCATGATTGATATGAACGCTGTGCTGGGCGCGCGTGCTACCATTGGCAAGAACTGCCATATCGGCGCAGGCGCAGTGGTTGCCGGTGTGCTTGAGCCGCCGTCAAAACAGCCGGTCATCATTGAGGATGAAGTCCTGATCGGGGCCAACGCGGTCATTCTTGAGGGTGTCAAAATCGGTAAGGGCGCAGTGGTCGCCGCCGGTTCTGTGGTGACTGAGGATATCCCTGCCGGCGTTGTGGTCGCAGGTTCCCCTGCCAAAGTTGTGAAAGACAAAGACGAAAAAACCGAGGATAAAACCGAATTACTCGACGATTTGAGAGGTTAA